In Duganella zoogloeoides, a single genomic region encodes these proteins:
- a CDS encoding putative bifunctional diguanylate cyclase/phosphodiesterase, producing MSILPEQYVNLSLMTSAFAVDAILVALLVFLWLMHRKEKHALLWGIGQAAVMAGGLTWFTGAAVLSPSGRLFVCALMLVIGMAGYYSGTQYFLGDLRRRHWRPIIVVMVIATAGFYLLWQLHPHWVPPGSAAALGLVMVWMGVRLVRAQRRYRLLGCTLMARGVFNLVSAATLPPEWYLLWFAGTSILKALSMLGLIYAVQDEMQQRYARTIDSLSHGFLIRDRRGIIHVANERGARLLGFEQAADLVGKHLSEILPRLTPAMADDYFRRFEAPGVQYPMTDTAVVTLHSGARLPLEMAGSPYIERGQLYCLVQLLDITERQKKDDLLNQAACIDPVTGCFNRHALSEALASEVAQCREQGRECVVLFLDLDKFKRVNDSFGHATGDDLLRQTAQRLRGLLGPNDLLARFGGDEFIVVLPDLAAGSAEPAARRCAEHILNALSARFQLLHHAIGVSASIGVACYPALGSDSDTLIRNADIAMYEAKKAGRGELRFFHDSMNAAAKSALEIDGALRGAIDNNEFRLVYQAIVDARTGTLTKVEALIRWHNAQLGHVPPDRFIAVAEDSGMVVAVGAWVLEQACSQMAAWRDGPLGAVTVSINVSAWQLADPFFVALVQQTLARHGLQPRQLELELTERVLIDDGGHVHSVIDRLRALGVGVSLDDFGTGYSSLSYLTQFHLNTLKIDRAFVMDIEHSDRSNSLVHAIIAMGHSLGLKLVAEGVETAGQAAILERMGCHYLQGYHISRPIAPEALLDFAVGRAALAA from the coding sequence TTTGCGGTGGACGCCATACTGGTGGCATTGCTGGTATTTTTATGGCTGATGCACCGCAAGGAAAAGCACGCCTTGCTATGGGGTATCGGCCAGGCGGCCGTGATGGCCGGTGGATTGACCTGGTTTACCGGCGCGGCGGTTTTATCGCCATCCGGGCGTTTATTTGTCTGCGCGCTGATGCTGGTCATCGGCATGGCCGGTTACTACAGTGGCACGCAATATTTTCTCGGCGACTTGCGGCGGCGTCACTGGCGTCCGATCATCGTGGTCATGGTTATTGCCACCGCCGGATTTTATCTGCTCTGGCAACTGCATCCGCACTGGGTGCCGCCCGGCAGCGCCGCGGCGCTGGGATTGGTGATGGTGTGGATGGGCGTGCGCCTGGTCCGCGCCCAGCGCCGTTATCGCTTGCTCGGTTGCACCTTGATGGCGCGCGGCGTGTTCAACCTGGTCAGTGCCGCCACCTTGCCGCCGGAATGGTATTTGCTGTGGTTTGCCGGCACGTCCATCCTGAAAGCCCTGTCGATGCTGGGCCTGATTTACGCGGTGCAGGATGAAATGCAGCAGCGCTACGCGCGTACCATCGACAGCCTCAGCCACGGCTTTTTGATCCGCGACCGCCGCGGCATCATCCACGTCGCCAACGAGCGCGGCGCCCGCTTGCTGGGGTTCGAGCAGGCAGCCGACCTGGTGGGCAAGCACCTGAGCGAAATCTTGCCCAGGCTGACCCCGGCCATGGCCGATGACTATTTCCGCCGCTTCGAGGCGCCCGGCGTGCAATACCCGATGACCGATACCGCCGTGGTGACCCTGCATTCCGGAGCACGCCTGCCGCTGGAAATGGCCGGCTCGCCGTATATCGAGCGCGGCCAGTTGTATTGCCTGGTGCAGTTGCTCGATATTACCGAGCGCCAGAAGAAGGACGACCTGCTCAACCAGGCCGCATGCATCGACCCTGTCACCGGCTGTTTCAACCGCCATGCGCTGTCCGAGGCGCTGGCCAGCGAGGTGGCGCAGTGCCGCGAACAGGGCCGCGAATGCGTGGTGCTCTTCCTCGACCTCGACAAGTTCAAGCGTGTCAACGATTCCTTCGGCCACGCCACCGGCGACGACCTGCTGCGCCAGACCGCGCAGCGCTTGCGCGGCCTGCTGGGGCCGAATGACCTGCTGGCGCGCTTCGGCGGCGACGAGTTCATCGTCGTGCTGCCCGACCTGGCGGCGGGCAGTGCGGAGCCGGCCGCGCGCCGCTGCGCCGAGCACATCCTGAATGCGCTGTCGGCGCGCTTCCAGCTGCTGCACCATGCGATCGGGGTGTCGGCCAGCATCGGCGTGGCCTGCTACCCCGCGCTCGGCAGCGACAGCGACACCCTGATACGCAATGCCGACATTGCCATGTACGAGGCCAAGAAGGCCGGACGCGGCGAACTGCGCTTTTTCCACGATTCGATGAACGCCGCCGCCAAGAGCGCGCTGGAGATCGACGGCGCCCTGCGCGGGGCGATCGACAACAACGAGTTCCGACTGGTGTACCAGGCCATCGTCGATGCCCGCACCGGCACGCTGACCAAGGTGGAGGCGCTGATCCGCTGGCACAACGCGCAACTGGGCCACGTGCCGCCCGACCGTTTCATCGCGGTGGCGGAAGACAGCGGCATGGTGGTGGCGGTGGGCGCCTGGGTGCTCGAACAGGCGTGCAGCCAGATGGCGGCCTGGCGCGATGGCCCGCTGGGCGCGGTCACGGTCAGCATCAATGTCTCGGCATGGCAACTGGCCGATCCATTCTTCGTGGCGCTGGTGCAGCAGACGCTGGCGCGCCACGGCCTGCAGCCGCGCCAGCTCGAACTGGAGTTGACCGAGCGCGTGCTGATCGACGACGGCGGCCATGTCCACAGCGTGATCGACCGCCTGCGCGCGCTGGGCGTGGGCGTGTCGCTGGACGACTTCGGCACCGGTTACTCGTCGCTGAGCTACCTGACGCAATTTCACCTGAACACGCTCAAGATCGACCGCGCGTTCGTGATGGACATCGAGCACAGCGACCGCAGCAACAGCCTGGTGCACGCCATCATCGCCATGGGCCACTCGCTGGGCCTGAAACTGGTGGCCGAGGGCGTGGAGACGGCCGGCCAGGCTGCCATCCTCGAGCGGATGGGATGCCATTATTTGCAGGGCTACCATATCTCGCGGCCAATCGCGCCCGAGGCGCTGCTCGACTTTGCCGTGGGCAGGGCAGCCCTGGCCGCCTAG
- a CDS encoding methyl-accepting chemotaxis protein translates to MKWFYDLKIATKLLVSFGVVLLLTLFMGVSSILSTARVNQASSDLAENWMPSVRMAMELRSDVSDLRRWELSHLLNDEAGLYADYNQRIATTLAAIKTHREAYEKLISSAEEKALVATFDQNWTAYLAEHTKMIALSAAGDKDAARAMSRGASAKVLGALTDVTGQLVKLNIDGGDAASDAATATYNTARVTSIVLLALNIGIGLALAVAVARIVSAPLREAVSAASAVAEGDLTRDIAVTSSCETGQLMGALKTMTENLQALVAQVRSGTDLIATASAEIASGNQDLSSRTEEQASSLEETASSMEELTSTVKQNADNARQANQLAQSASGIATRGGEVVGQVVGTMASINESSRKIEDIISVIDGIAFQTNILALNAAVEAARAGEQGRGFAVVAGEVRNLAHRSAAAAKDIKQLISDSVQKVEAGSELVNQAGTTMSEIVTSITRVTDIMAEISSASNEQSDGIEQVNTAITQMDQVTQQNAALVEESAAAAESLQNQAAQLSDVVSVFKIHASSTRAAVAPTPARRAVAATTSAPAKVAPRLATASRPAPKQPAKQTVEGDEWETF, encoded by the coding sequence GTGAAATGGTTTTATGACCTGAAGATTGCTACCAAGTTGCTGGTGTCGTTTGGCGTGGTGTTGTTGCTGACCTTGTTCATGGGCGTCAGTTCCATTTTGTCCACGGCGCGCGTCAACCAGGCGTCCAGCGACCTGGCCGAGAACTGGATGCCAAGCGTGCGCATGGCGATGGAGTTGCGCAGCGACGTCAGCGACCTGCGCCGCTGGGAGCTGTCGCACCTGCTCAACGACGAGGCCGGCTTATATGCCGATTACAACCAGCGCATTGCCACCACGCTCGCTGCCATCAAGACGCACCGCGAGGCCTACGAAAAACTGATCAGCAGCGCCGAGGAAAAAGCGCTGGTAGCCACGTTCGACCAGAACTGGACCGCCTACCTGGCCGAGCATACCAAGATGATCGCCCTATCGGCCGCCGGCGACAAGGACGCGGCGCGGGCAATGTCGCGCGGCGCGTCGGCCAAGGTGCTGGGCGCACTGACCGACGTCACGGGCCAGCTGGTCAAACTCAATATCGACGGCGGCGACGCTGCCAGCGATGCCGCGACCGCCACCTACAACACGGCGCGCGTCACGTCGATCGTACTGTTGGCACTGAATATCGGCATCGGCCTTGCATTGGCCGTGGCGGTGGCGCGCATTGTCTCGGCGCCGCTGCGCGAAGCGGTGTCGGCCGCGTCCGCCGTGGCCGAAGGCGACCTCACGCGTGACATCGCCGTCACGTCGTCGTGCGAGACAGGGCAGCTGATGGGGGCGCTGAAAACCATGACGGAAAACCTGCAAGCCCTGGTGGCGCAGGTGCGCAGCGGCACCGACCTGATCGCTACCGCTTCGGCGGAAATTGCCAGCGGCAACCAGGACCTGTCCTCGCGCACCGAAGAGCAGGCCAGTTCGCTGGAAGAAACCGCCTCGTCGATGGAAGAGCTGACCAGCACCGTCAAGCAGAACGCCGACAATGCGCGCCAGGCCAACCAGCTGGCGCAGTCGGCCTCCGGTATCGCCACCCGGGGCGGCGAAGTGGTGGGGCAGGTGGTGGGCACCATGGCTTCGATCAACGAATCGTCGCGCAAGATCGAGGACATCATTTCGGTGATCGACGGCATCGCCTTCCAGACCAACATCCTGGCGCTCAATGCTGCCGTGGAGGCAGCGCGGGCCGGCGAGCAGGGCCGGGGCTTCGCGGTGGTGGCGGGCGAAGTGCGCAACCTGGCGCACCGTTCGGCCGCTGCCGCCAAGGACATCAAGCAACTGATTTCCGACTCGGTGCAAAAAGTGGAGGCCGGCTCGGAGCTGGTCAACCAGGCCGGCACCACGATGAGCGAGATCGTCACCAGCATCACCCGCGTGACCGACATCATGGCCGAGATTTCGTCCGCCAGTAACGAGCAGAGCGACGGCATCGAGCAGGTCAACACGGCGATTACCCAGATGGACCAGGTTACCCAGCAAAATGCCGCGCTGGTGGAAGAGTCCGCGGCTGCGGCCGAATCGCTGCAGAACCAGGCGGCGCAGCTGAGCGACGTGGTCAGCGTGTTCAAGATCCACGCATCGAGCACGCGCGCGGCGGTGGCGCCCACGCCCGCCCGGCGCGCCGTGGCAGCCACGACCTCGGCACCGGCCAAGGTTGCGCCACGCCTCGCCACTGCGTCCAGGCCTGCGCCGAAACAGCCCGCGAAGCAAACAGTGGAAGGCGACGAGTGGGAAACTTTTTAA
- a CDS encoding TonB-dependent receptor: MSQRFPLKPLCLLVLQALAIHAHAEEAADSATVAAMAGPVQTVEITGRGQSRQVQNINKADLAEALPGTSPLKVLDKLPGVNFQSADPFGAYEWSTSFSLRGFSQSQLGFTLDGIPLGDMSYANNNGLHISRAVSSENIGRVQVSQGAGALATASTSNLGGTVQFFTLAPSDERGLTVSQTVGSDSTSRTFARVDTGLIGGAMKASLSGTRQRSDKTKGEGGQDQDQVNARFVFNFGESNSLTGFFNYSDRKEVDYQDMSKEMLGRLGYDWDNYQPDWQRALNAARGQFSGNVTSLDDAYYSAGGLRKDNLSGLILDLNLTPSFNLKTTGYHHDNKGEGHWYTPYVATSAANPLSIRTTEYRINRNGIMADASLELGAHTVTFGAWGERSDHTGTRAYYAVTGPADTMYYLSNPFQIDWKQNFITTTSQFYLQDSVALMDGKLKVNAGFKSMSVDISARNIIGNRAAGQLNAEKTFLPQVGANYALSADDELFASAAKNMRAHQPGVGGPFSQTQTAYDAGVGNLKPETSTNIDLGYRFKRDAVQGSLAVYGARFDDRQLSVATCAGIVGCPSTFVNVGKVDTRGVEAIAVWKINRQLSWFNSATYNDSQYKSDYMDGTTLVQVNGKQVAGAPKTLFSTEASYDSGAWFARLGGKYTGKRYYTYTNDASVDAFWIGSLSAGYKLESLGFMKDLSLQVNVSNLFDKQYISTVGTNGFQARDPNGTAQTLLTGAPRQVFLTLSGKL, encoded by the coding sequence ATGTCCCAGCGCTTCCCCCTGAAACCTTTGTGCCTGCTCGTGCTGCAAGCCCTGGCCATCCACGCTCACGCGGAAGAAGCGGCCGACAGTGCTACCGTGGCCGCCATGGCCGGTCCGGTCCAGACCGTGGAAATCACGGGGCGCGGCCAGTCGCGCCAGGTGCAGAACATCAACAAGGCCGACCTGGCCGAAGCGCTGCCGGGCACCAGCCCCTTGAAAGTGCTCGACAAGCTGCCCGGCGTGAACTTCCAGTCGGCCGATCCGTTCGGCGCCTATGAATGGTCAACGTCGTTCAGCCTGCGCGGCTTCAGCCAGAGCCAGCTGGGCTTCACGCTTGACGGTATCCCGCTCGGCGACATGAGCTACGCCAACAACAACGGCCTGCACATCAGCCGCGCCGTATCGTCGGAAAACATCGGTCGCGTCCAGGTGTCGCAGGGCGCCGGCGCGCTGGCCACCGCGTCCACCAGCAACCTGGGCGGTACGGTGCAGTTCTTCACGCTGGCGCCCAGCGACGAACGCGGCCTGACCGTGTCGCAAACCGTGGGCAGCGATTCGACCTCGCGCACCTTTGCCCGCGTCGATACCGGCCTGATCGGCGGCGCCATGAAGGCATCGCTGAGCGGCACCCGCCAGCGCAGCGACAAGACCAAGGGTGAAGGCGGCCAGGACCAGGACCAGGTCAATGCCCGCTTCGTCTTCAACTTTGGCGAGAGCAACAGCCTGACCGGCTTCTTCAATTACTCGGACCGCAAGGAAGTCGATTACCAGGATATGTCGAAGGAAATGCTGGGCCGCCTCGGCTACGACTGGGACAACTACCAGCCCGACTGGCAGCGCGCCCTGAATGCCGCCCGTGGCCAGTTCAGCGGCAACGTTACCAGCCTCGACGACGCCTATTATTCGGCCGGCGGCCTGCGCAAGGACAATCTGAGCGGCCTGATCCTGGACCTGAACCTGACCCCGTCCTTCAACCTCAAGACCACCGGCTACCACCACGACAACAAGGGCGAAGGCCACTGGTACACGCCGTACGTCGCCACCAGCGCTGCCAACCCGCTGTCGATCCGCACCACCGAATACCGTATCAACCGCAACGGCATCATGGCCGATGCCAGCCTGGAGCTGGGTGCGCACACCGTTACCTTCGGCGCCTGGGGCGAACGTTCGGACCACACTGGCACCCGCGCCTACTACGCGGTCACCGGCCCGGCCGACACCATGTATTACCTGTCGAACCCGTTCCAGATCGACTGGAAGCAGAACTTCATCACCACCACCTCGCAGTTCTACCTGCAGGACAGCGTGGCGCTGATGGATGGCAAGCTGAAAGTGAATGCCGGCTTCAAGAGCATGAGCGTCGATATTTCCGCCCGCAACATCATCGGCAACCGCGCCGCCGGCCAGCTCAACGCCGAGAAGACTTTCCTGCCGCAAGTGGGCGCCAACTATGCCCTGAGCGCCGACGACGAGCTCTTCGCCTCGGCCGCGAAAAACATGCGTGCGCACCAGCCGGGCGTGGGCGGACCGTTCTCGCAAACCCAGACCGCGTACGACGCCGGCGTGGGCAACCTGAAACCGGAAACCTCGACCAATATCGACCTCGGCTACCGCTTCAAGCGCGATGCGGTGCAAGGCTCGCTGGCCGTGTACGGCGCCCGCTTCGACGACCGCCAGCTCTCCGTGGCCACTTGCGCCGGCATCGTCGGTTGCCCGTCCACTTTTGTGAACGTCGGCAAGGTCGATACGCGCGGCGTGGAAGCGATCGCAGTGTGGAAAATCAACCGCCAGCTCAGCTGGTTCAACTCGGCCACGTACAACGACTCCCAGTACAAGTCCGACTACATGGACGGCACCACCCTGGTCCAGGTGAACGGCAAGCAGGTGGCCGGTGCGCCGAAAACCCTGTTCAGCACGGAAGCATCGTATGACAGCGGCGCCTGGTTCGCACGCCTGGGCGGCAAGTACACGGGCAAGCGCTACTACACCTACACCAACGACGCCAGCGTCGACGCGTTCTGGATCGGCAGCCTCTCGGCCGGCTACAAGCTCGAGTCGCTGGGCTTCATGAAAGACCTGTCGCTGCAAGTGAACGTGAGCAACCTGTTCGACAAGCAGTACATCAGCACCGTCGGCACCAACGGCTTCCAGGCCCGCGACCCGAACGGCACGGCACAAACCCTGCTTACCGGCGCGCCACGCCAGGTGTTCCTGACCTTGAGCGGCAAGCTGTAA
- a CDS encoding TonB-dependent siderophore receptor, translated as MLRPLDPWLALGLLSATPLLHAQAGADGDAALPQVNVVAERSAAYNTGTSRGATRTDTPLREVPQSVRVVNIEQLEDLGAMRLADTVDFVSGISRMNDFGGTWDNFGIRGFSSTDMGFLVNGFPGARGYNPPRDTATVERFEFLKGPAGAIYGSSEPGGTINIVTKRPKFAARHVAEVGFSDRGLRRATVDTTGPLSSSVAYRLNLMTEEGDPRSALLHNKRMLVAPALTWQIDPRTTLNYEAEILKSDTPLDRGVINVRGQLGLLPRDRILNEPTDKNMRLSSKTQQLTLDRVLADGWRARLGASYKESTFEGDYTEATSLAADNRTLNRQATWRTLPSRDTSVNGELEGKFATGGLDHTLLVGAEASRLWMNMEILRSANTPIDIYAPAYGRAAGPLTSLTTSSDERQRVKAVFAQDQVSLSAQWKLLAGLRWDEYSQDLVNRVARSQLQRKQSAMSPRAGVTYLPNSWSSLYVSAGKSFRGNTGIDVNGNAFDPQKSRSYEAGWKLQSADQRLGATVAVYDITKTNVLTASDVPGFSVAAGEVKSSGVETDVTGQLGRHWRVSGNAAYDDARVTRDRTLAAGTRLMNVPKWSAGLLAIREDRLPDGSRYGVGAGVNHVGERSGNNADTYSLPSYTTARLLGYWQVNRQVKLSLDVLNLFNRAYYTSSWAGLYVTPGAGRSVAARVKVEL; from the coding sequence ATGTTACGTCCCCTCGATCCCTGGCTGGCCCTCGGCCTGCTGTCCGCCACGCCATTGCTCCACGCGCAAGCTGGCGCCGACGGTGACGCCGCCCTGCCACAAGTAAACGTGGTGGCCGAGCGCAGCGCCGCCTACAACACCGGCACCAGCCGTGGCGCTACCCGCACCGATACGCCGCTGCGCGAAGTGCCGCAATCGGTGCGCGTGGTCAACATCGAGCAGCTCGAGGACCTGGGCGCCATGCGCCTGGCCGATACCGTCGATTTCGTCAGCGGCATTTCGCGCATGAACGACTTTGGCGGCACCTGGGACAACTTCGGCATCCGTGGCTTTTCCAGCACCGACATGGGTTTCCTGGTCAACGGCTTTCCCGGCGCACGCGGCTACAACCCGCCGCGCGACACCGCCACCGTCGAGCGCTTCGAATTCCTCAAGGGCCCGGCTGGCGCCATCTATGGCAGCAGCGAGCCGGGCGGCACTATCAACATCGTCACCAAGAGGCCGAAATTTGCCGCGCGCCACGTGGCCGAGGTGGGCTTCAGCGATCGCGGCCTGCGCCGCGCCACGGTGGACACCACCGGTCCGTTGAGTTCCAGCGTCGCTTACCGCCTGAACCTGATGACGGAGGAGGGCGATCCGCGCTCGGCATTGCTGCACAACAAGCGCATGCTGGTGGCGCCCGCGCTGACCTGGCAGATCGACCCGCGCACCACGCTCAATTACGAAGCGGAAATCCTCAAATCCGACACCCCGCTCGACCGTGGCGTGATCAATGTGCGCGGCCAGCTGGGCCTGCTGCCGCGCGACCGCATCCTCAATGAGCCGACCGACAAAAACATGCGCCTCTCCAGCAAGACCCAGCAACTGACGCTGGACCGGGTGCTGGCCGACGGCTGGCGCGCACGCCTCGGTGCAAGCTACAAGGAAAGCACGTTCGAAGGCGACTACACGGAAGCGACATCGCTGGCGGCGGACAACCGCACCCTGAACCGCCAGGCCACCTGGCGCACGCTGCCGTCGCGCGATACCTCGGTCAACGGCGAGCTCGAAGGCAAGTTCGCCACCGGCGGCCTGGACCATACGCTGCTGGTCGGCGCCGAAGCCTCGCGCCTGTGGATGAACATGGAAATCCTGCGCTCGGCCAACACCCCGATCGATATTTATGCACCGGCGTACGGCCGCGCGGCCGGTCCGTTGACCTCGCTTACCACGAGCTCGGACGAACGCCAGCGCGTGAAAGCCGTGTTTGCGCAGGACCAGGTCAGCCTGTCGGCACAATGGAAACTGCTGGCCGGCCTGCGCTGGGACGAGTACAGCCAGGACCTGGTCAACCGCGTGGCCCGCAGCCAGTTGCAGCGCAAGCAGAGTGCCATGTCGCCGCGCGCGGGCGTCACCTACCTGCCCAACAGCTGGAGTTCGCTGTATGTGTCGGCCGGCAAATCGTTCCGGGGCAATACCGGCATCGACGTCAACGGCAATGCTTTCGACCCGCAAAAATCGCGTTCCTACGAAGCGGGCTGGAAACTGCAAAGCGCCGACCAGCGCCTGGGCGCTACCGTCGCCGTGTACGATATCACCAAGACCAATGTGCTCACGGCCAGCGACGTGCCGGGCTTTTCGGTGGCGGCGGGCGAAGTGAAAAGCAGCGGCGTGGAAACGGACGTGACCGGGCAGCTCGGCCGTCACTGGCGCGTAAGCGGCAACGCCGCCTACGACGACGCCCGTGTCACCCGCGACCGCACCCTGGCAGCCGGCACGCGCCTGATGAACGTGCCGAAATGGAGCGCCGGCCTGCTGGCGATCCGCGAAGACCGCCTGCCTGACGGCAGCCGCTACGGCGTGGGCGCCGGCGTCAACCACGTGGGTGAACGCTCGGGCAACAATGCCGACACCTACTCGCTGCCGTCGTACACGACCGCGCGCCTGCTCGGCTACTGGCAGGTGAACCGGCAGGTCAAGCTGTCGCTCGACGTGCTCAACCTGTTCAACCGCGCATATTACA